The Syngnathoides biaculeatus isolate LvHL_M chromosome 6, ASM1980259v1, whole genome shotgun sequence genome has a window encoding:
- the cav2 gene encoding caveolin-2 translates to MGAEKEKADTSIVMDEGEFDRSIGAVLARKEDGFSSASEDRDPDDVNAHLRVGFDDVIAEPPSARTFDRVWICSHASFEVVKFGLYRLLGTLLAVPLAFLLGLVFAVLSLVHIWLVTPGIRTFLVALPSLRVVWTSLTDTLAAPFFRSLGAGFSSVRVQHDDQ, encoded by the exons ATGGGTGCGGAGAAGGAGAAGGCGGACACGAGCATCGTCATGGACGAGGGCGAGTTCGACAGGTCTATCGGAGCCGTCCTGGCCCGGAAGGAGGACGGCTTCTCGTCCGCGAGCGAGGACCGAGACCCCGACGACGTCAACGCGCACCTCAGg GTGGGCTTCGACGACGTCATCGCCGAGCCGCCGTCCGCTCGGACCTTCGACCGGGTCTGGATTTGCAGCCACGCCTCCTTCGAGGTGGTCAAGTTTGGCCTGTACCGGCTCCTCGGGACGCTGCTGGCCGTCCCCCTCGCCTTCCTCCTCGGGCTCGTCTTCGCCGTCCTCAGCCTCGTGCATATCTG GCTGGTGACGCCGGGCATCCGGACCTTCCTGGTGGCGCTGCCGTCCCTGCGGGTGGTGTGGACGAGCCTGACGGACACGTTGGCGGCGCCGTTCTTCCGCAGCCTCGGCGCCGGCTTTTCGTCCGTCCGCGTCCAGCACGACGACCAATGA